A window of the Cucurbita pepo subsp. pepo cultivar mu-cu-16 chromosome LG01, ASM280686v2, whole genome shotgun sequence genome harbors these coding sequences:
- the LOC111794877 gene encoding autophagy-related protein 2 isoform X2: protein MFTWNIAKTAEAMFSKFAVKRLCKFLLKKKLGQFLLGEIDIDQLDVQLADGTIQLSDLALNVDFLNEKVGTAALVTFKEGSIGSLLIRMPWTSRGCEVEINGLELVLSPCLSNDRMDCCGTSSGGHKNHNESRKSEHYVAKSAVKSTYGDIHEGVKTVAKMVKGLLASFHVKIINLIVAFDSFYDESKNKTGLDTTLVLRISDVECGTCVTEDGKLDMDAAESFLGISQLSNFVKFQGAMVEFLHMDDCDNPKSISCMSAGTSAEMALDHVPSNVTIPVLTGGVGGFSGNLKLCIPLRDGSLDIYRVDGDLFIDPVQVKLQPRSIKCFLVLSEAYWNSDKHGDGHGCKHNKLNESGYFDRASHDHSFTLASAERTPDETSSPHCGGILPGSHLISNWVPSSVKHREKEKVEEEFDFGASVDQFFECLDEIRSSQSALGSSGVWNSVFSAITAASSLASGSLPIPCELQPVETNLRATISGISVVISFHDDNQHHSTDPEKVQIKTDSEVHFVAAKFSDIHLLMQVSQKTSFQGTIKHIEVADYLNCKNYASKSDFHNSNSDFQTLLTKHLQVDVIGALPPFNFSAEDPNNVESNSSFNMDFPCENKDNVTKITLLKTYDITSSQLNVISSSSGDNSTMSKSFSLNLPPFIFWVNYTLVNMLLDLLRGVANCIPGDNNHKCFKDNYVSDHKNVKSGCNQVTALSSSASVQGNIIIAKARVIFCFPFESDKDFMGYSSWDQFIALDFYSPPITKEETIHSGNLALQKSYFSEKNALHFRFGSLGVFLVTSDEEIKQGSTCNVQRKKFSAHNILSASNRTNASSLTFFWQEGHVTGPWIAKKAKSLASLEESESRCKFIGKDYEFASVANMKDMEESNLQTRQEMILSSTSVLHVFLPLVRIDAGAVQYKVFNYLLDQLIKGLSSDTCDAVDVTKGSVTSQKSIVVDCNCVEISIRPDSNESAKCSLQRELPGSWYHLRLVIQNFELISVSDLGSIEGANFFWLSHGEGQLLGFISEDPDQEFRLISCSNSNMKRGDGEGSNALSSRLAGCDIVHMWDPECLQDFSSITIRCATILAIGGRLDWLDVICSFFLLPSSPVEPEGDEVMPRENTKKSSGSNFFLNFVDVGLSYQPYLKNLLGNSRLSRTESSSSTIKQELDDDYVACLLAASSVTLSSSSVADTVEDNFRITIQDIGLLLCSVSDYEHVFNAYNVEDLRKGGWVKVARETFIEAILRTNCDNGLKWELECHKAHVFVETCNDTTTGLVRLAAQLQQLFAPDLEESIVHLQTRWNNVQQAQERKEIDNESSSPPCHNPSVKQSETGLMDEICEDAFLLNKNQTRECDCFSSTEGLHTEVCRLNSEVHETSSPIHSFIGSEPDGQTSFIQYRKFPEIIEGYCLSEFRPVSDLTMGQELPPDICNSRNSSSIDLEGRRSGWYGNLPIKILENHILDASKVEHSVTDDLCSIESKRLDEVEEACGRVLLNNIDLKWRMYAGSDWQVSRENGDRPMSMVKRDQHTCLELALSAMHVQYDVFPMGGMCVSRLSLSVQDFHLYDSSVDAPWKLVLGYYNSKNHPRKSSSKAFKLDLEAIRPDPLIPLEEYRLRVGFLPMLLHLHQCQLDFLVNFFGGKSSSGNQSGHSLDSDGSKTISTTKSDAGLTLAEEALLPYFQKFDIQPIVVRVDYSPSRVDLAALRGGKYVELVNLVPWKGVELHLKHVQAVGVYGWGSVCETVVGEWLEDISHNQIRKILEGLPTVRSLVAVGSGASKLLSSPVESYKKDRRILKGMQRGTIAFLRSISLEAIGLGVHLAAGAHDILLQAEYILTTVPPSVKVRHKTKANVRSNQPKDAQEGLKKAYESISDGLGKSASALVRTPLKKYQRGGSTVSALATAVQAIPAAAIAPASACASAIHYTFLGLRNSLDPERKRESMEKYLGPTDSWEQN, encoded by the exons ATGTTTACGTGGAACATAGCGAAGACGGCGGAGGCGATGTTCTCGAAATTCGCCGTCAAGAGGTTGTGCAAGTTTttactgaaaaagaaattgggGCAGTTTTTATTGGGGGAAATTGATATCGATCAGCTGGATGTGCAGCTTGCTGACGGCACAATTCAGCTCAGCGACTTGGCGCTTAACGTTGATTTTCTCAATGAgaag GTTGGCACAGCAGCTTTGGTTACTTTCAAAGAAGGATCTATTGGGTCTTTATTAATTAGAATGCCATGGACGAGTAGAGGCTGTGAGGTAGAAATCAATGGTTTGGAGCTTGTGCTTTCACCATGCTTGAGTAATGATCGTATGGATTGTTGTGGAACTTCTAGTGGTGGTCATAAAAACCATAATGAGTCGAGAAAGTCAGAGCATTATGTTGCAAAAAGTGCTGTAAAATCTACCTATGGGGATATCCATGAAGGTGTAAAGACTGTTGCGAAGATGGTGAAAGGGCTGCTTGCAAGCTTTCACGTGAAGATAATAAACTTGATAGTTGCATTTGATTCTTTTTATGAtgaaagcaaaaataaaacaggaTTGGATACCACACTTGTTCTTCGGATTTCAGATGTAGAATGCGGAACTTGTGTTACAGAGGATGGTAAATTGGATATGGATGCAGCTGAAAGCTTTCTTGGAATAAGTCAACTGAGTAATTTTGTAAAGTTTCAAGGGGCAATGGTCGAGTTTCTTCACATGGATGATTGTGACAATCCAAAATCCATTTCATGTATGTCTGCAGGAACATCTGCTGAAATGGCATTAGACCATGTGCCATCAAATGTTACCATTCCAGTTCTGACAGGTGGAGTAGGGGGATTTTCAGGTAACCTGAAATTATGTATACCTTTGAGGGATGGTTCCTTAGACATTTATAGAGTGGATGGGGATCTTTTCATTGATCCTGTACAGGTAAAACTTCAACCTAGATCAATCAaatgttttttagttttatctGAAGCGTATTGGAATTCCGACAAGCATGGTGATGGACATGGATGCAAACATAATAAGTTGAATGAATCTGGTTACTTTGATCGGGCATCTCACGACCATTCATTTACGCTAGCTTCTGCTGAAAGGACTCCTGATGAAACCTCCTCGCCCCATTGTGGTGGAATTCTGCCTGGCTCTCATCTTATATCAAATTGGGTGCCATCCTCTGTCAAAcatagagagaaagaaaaagttgaagaagaatttgaCTTCGGAGCAAG TGTGGACCAGTTTTTTGAATGCTTAGATGAAATAAGAAGTTCCCAGTCTGCTTTAGGCAGCAGTGGGGTGTGGAACTCTGTTTTTAGTGCAATCACTGCTGCGTCCAGCCTTGCTTCTGGATCTTTACCCATTCCTTGTG AATTGCAGCCTGTTGAAACAAACCTTAGGGCAACTATCTCTGGAATTTCTGTCGTTATTTCCTTCCATGATGACAATCAGCATCATTCCACTGACCCTGAGAAAGTACAGATCAAAACTGACTCAGAGGTTCATTTTGTGGCTGCTAAATTCAGTGATATCCATCTTCTTATGCAG GTATCTCAAAAAACGAGTTTTCAAGGAACTATCAAGCATATTGAGGTTGCTGATTATTTGAACTGCAAAAATTATGCCTCAAAATCTGACTTCCACAATAGTAACAGTGACTTCCAGACACTTCTGACGAAGCATCTGCAAGTGGATGTTATAGGTGCTCTCcctccatttaatttttcagcTGAAGATCCTAATAATGTGGAATCAAATAGTTCATTCAATATGGATTTTCCATGTGAAAACAAGGACAATGTTACAAAAATTACATTGCTGAAAACGTATGACATCACTTCGTCCCAGTTGAATGTGATCTCTAGTTCTTCTGGTGATAATAGTACTAtgtcaaaatcattttcattgaatCTACCACCCTTCATTTTCTGGGTGAACTATACTTTGGTAAACATGCTACTGGATTTACTAAGGGGTGTTGCAAACTGTATACCTGGTGATAACAACCACAAGTGCTTTAAGGATAACTATGTATCGGATCACAAGAATGTCAAAAGCGGCTGTAATCAAGTTACAGCTTTGTCTTCATCTGCAAGCGTGCAGGGAAATATAATAATCGCCAAGGCAAGGGTAATATTCTGTTTCCCATTTGAAAGTGACAAGGACTTTATGGGCTACTCTTCCTGGGATCAATTTATTGCTCTTGATTTTTATTCCCCTCCAATCACAAAGGAGGAAACAATTCACAGTGGTAACTTGGCGCTGCAGAAAAGttatttttcagaaaaaaatgCTTTGCATTTCAGATTTGGTAGTCTTGGGGTTTTCTTGGTCACTTCTGATGAAGAGATAAAACAGGGCAGCACATGCAACGTGCAAAGGAAAAAATTTTCAGCTCATAACATTTTGTCTGCCTCCAACAGAACAAATGCTTCttctttaacatttttttggcAGGAAGGTCATGTCACAGGTCCATGGATTGCAAAGAAGGCCAAGTCATTAGCTAGTCTAGAGGAATCAGAAAGCAGGTGTAAGTTCATTGGAAAAGATTACGAGTTTGCTTCCGTTGCTAATATGAAAGATATGGAGGAGTCTAACTTGCAGACTCGACAAGAAATGATTTTGAGCTCCACATCAGTGTTGCATGTGTTTCTCCCTCTTGTCAGAATCGATGCTGGTGCTGTTCAATATAAAGtctttaattatcttttagaTCAGTTGATAAAAGGATTGTCAAGTGATACTTGTGATGCAGTTGATGTTACAAAAGGATCCGTAACATCTCAAAAATCTATTGTAGTTGATTGCAATTGTGTAGAAATTTCCATTAGGCCAGATTCAAATGAGAGTGCTAAGTGCTCTTTGCAGAGAGAACTTCCTGGATCGTGGTATCATCTAAGACTGGTAATTCAAAACTTCGAACTAATCTCAGTCTCCGACCTTGGAAGTATCGAGGGTGCCAATTTCTTTTGGCTATCCCATGGAGAAGGACAATTGCTGGGTTTCATATCTGAAGATCCTGATCAGGAGTTTCGTTTGATCTCATGTAGCAACTCTAACATGAAGCGTGGGGATGGGGAAGGTTCAAATGCTTTATCTTCAAGGTTAGCTGGTTGTGATATTGTGCATATGTGGGATCCCGAGTGCTTACAGGATTTTTCTTCTATAACAATAAGATGTGCAACAATTCTGGCTATAGGTGGTCGATTGGATTGGTTAGATGTCATCTgctcctttttccttttgccCTCTTCTCCAGTTGAACCAGAAGGTGACGAGGTTATGCCCagagagaatacaaaaaaGTCTTCAGggtctaatttttttcttaacttTGTTGATGTTGGGTTGAGCTATCAACCGTACTTGAAGAATTTGCTAGGCAACAGCAGACTCTCTCGAACAGAATCCAGTTCTTCAACCATCAAACAAGAGTTGGATGATGATTATGTTGCTTGCCTGCTGGCTGCATCTTCAGTAACACTATCAAGTTCTAGTGTGGCAGATACAGTTGAAGATAATTTCAGAATCACAATACAAGATATTGGACTTCTTCTATGTAGTGTCTCTGATTATGAGCATGTTTTTAATGCTTACAATGTTGAAGATCTGCGCAAGGGAGGCTGGGTTAAGGTTGCCAGGGAGACATTTATTGAAGCAATATTGAGAACTAACTGTGATAATGGCCTCAAGTGGGAGTTAGAATGTCACAAAGCCCACGTTTTCGTGGAAACATGCAATGACACTACTACTGGTCTGGTACGTTTGGCTGCTCAACTTCAGCAACTATTTGCCCCTGATCTTGAGGAATCGATTGTTCATTTGCAGACAAGATGGAATAATGTCCAACAAGCACAAGAGAGAAAGGAGATTGACAATGAATCATCTTCTCCTCCATGTCACAATCCATCAGTTAAACAAAGTGAAACTGGGTTAATGGATGAAATATGTGAAGATGCgtttctattaaataaaaaccaaaccaGAGAATGTGATTGTTTTTCATCCACTGAAGGTCTTCATACTGAGGTATGCAGGTTGAATTCTGAGGTTCATGAAACTTCTTCTCCCATTCATTCCTTCATTGGCTCAGAGCCTGATGGTCAAACATCTTTCATACAATACCGCAAGTTTCCTGAAATAATAGAAGGATATTGCCTGTCTGAGTTTCGTCCTGTATCAGATCTAACAATGGGCCAAGAATTACCTCCCGATATTTGTAATTCCAGGAATTCTAGTAGTATAGATCTTGAAGGACGAAGAAGTGGATGGTACGGGAACTTGCCTATAAAAATTCTTGAAAACCACATTTTAGATGCAAGTAAAGTTGAACACTCGGTAACCGATGATCTTTGTTCTATCGAGAGCAAAAGACTTGATGAGGTTGAAGAGGCATGTGGACGTGTACTTCTTAATAATATCGATTTGAAATGGAGAATGTATGCTGGTTCTGATTGGCAAGTTTCTAGAGAGAATGGTGATCGACCAATGAGTATGGTTAAAAGAGATCAACACACATGTCTAGAGCTTGCATTATCTGCCATGCATGTTCAATATGATGTTTTTCCTATGGGTGGAATGTGTGTATCTAGACTTTCACTTTCCGTTCaagattttcatctttatGACAGCAGTGTAGATGCACCTTGGAAGCTG GTACTGGGATATTACAATTCAAAGAATCATCCTCGTAAGTCTTCGTCAAAAGCATTCAAGCTTGACTTAGAAGCTATTAGACCAGATCCTTTGATCCCTCTTGAGGAATACCG GTTGCGTGTTGGTTTTCTGCCTATGCTATTGCATCTTCATCAATGCCAACttgattttcttgttaatttttttggggGAAAAAGTTCATCAGGAAACCAGTCTGGTCATTCACTTGATTCAGATGGGTCAAAAACTATTTCTACGACCAAAAGTGATGCTGGGCTTACTTTGGCAGAGGAGGCATTGCTTCCTTATTTTCAG AAGTTTGACATACAACCAATTGTAGTCCGTGTTGATTACAGTCCAAGTCGTGTTGATTTGGCTGCGTTAAGAGGTGGGAAGTACGTTGAACTTGTAAATCTGGTTCCTTGGAAG GGGGTTGAGCTACACCTTAAGCATGTGCAGGCTGTTGGAGTCTATGGTTGGGGCAGTGTATGTGAAACAGTGGTAGGGGAATGGCTGGAAGATATTTCTCATAATCAG ATTCGTAAAATACTGGAGGGCCTTCCTACAGTCAGGTCATTAGTTGCTGTTGGCTCTGGTGCCTCAAAACTCTTGTCTTCTCCAGTTGAGAGCTACAAAAAGGATCGAAGAATATTAAAGGGGATGCAAAGAG GTACTATTGCATTTCTCAGAAGTATTTCCCTTGAAGCTATTGGACTAGGGGTACACTTGGCTGCTGGGGCTCATGACATTTTGCTCCAGGCGGAATATATACTCACTACTGTTCCTCCTTCAGTGAAAGTACGGCATAAGACAAAGGCTAATGTAAGATCCAATCAACCTAAGGATGCTCAAGAAGGACTGAAAAAG GCTTATGAAAGCATTAGTGATGGCCTTGGGAAGTCTGCCTCTGCCTTGGTTCGGACTCCCTTGAAAAAGTATCAACGTGGAGGCAGTACAGTGTCTGCTCTCGCAACTGCTGTTCAAGCAATTCCAGCTGCCGCAATAGCTCCAGCTTCTGCATGTGCAAGCGCCATACATTACACTTTTCTTGGCTTGAGAAATAG CCTTGATCCCGAGCGCAAAAGAGAATCCATGGAGAAATATTTAGGTCCTACAGACTCGTGGGAACAGAATTGA
- the LOC111794877 gene encoding autophagy-related protein 2 isoform X3 encodes MFTWNIAKTAEAMFSKFAVKRLCKFLLKKKLGQFLLGEIDIDQLDVQLADGTIQLSDLALNVDFLNEKVGTAALVTFKEGSIGSLLIRMPWTSRGCEVEINGLELVLSPCLSNDRMDCCGTSSGGHKNHNESRKSEHYVAKSAVKSTYGDIHEGVKTVAKMVKGLLASFHVKIINLIVAFDSFYDESKNKTGLDTTLVLRISDVECGTCVTEDGKLDMDAAESFLGISQLSNFVKFQGAMVEFLHMDDCDNPKSISCMSAGTSAEMALDHVPSNVTIPVLTGGVGGFSGNLKLCIPLRDGSLDIYRVDGDLFIDPVQVKLQPRSIKCFLVLSEAYWNSDKHGDGHGCKHNKLNESGYFDRASHDHSFTLASAERTPDETSSPHCGGILPGSHLISNWVPSSVKHREKEKVEEEFDFGASVDQFFECLDEIRSSQSALGSSGVWNSVFSAITAASSLASGSLPIPCDTELQPVETNLRATISGISVVISFHDDNQHHSTDPEKVQIKTDSEVHFVAAKFSDIHLLMQVSQKTSFQGTIKHIEVADYLNCKNYASKSDFHNSNSDFQTLLTKHLQVDVIGALPPFNFSAEDPNNVESNSSFNMDFPCENKDNVTKITLLKTYDITSSQLNVISSSSGDNSTMSKSFSLNLPPFIFWVNYTLVNMLLDLLRGVANCIPGDNNHKCFKDNYVSDHKNVKSGCNQVTALSSSASVQGNIIIAKARVIFCFPFESDKDFMGYSSWDQFIALDFYSPPITKEETIHSGNLALQKSYFSEKNALHFRFGSLGVFLVTSDEEIKQGSTCNVQRKKFSAHNILSASNRTNASSLTFFWQEGHVTGPWIAKKAKSLASLEESESRCKFIGKDYEFASVANMKDMEESNLQTRQEMILSSTSVLHVFLPLVRIDAGAVQYKVFNYLLDQLIKGLSSDTCDAVDVTKGSVTSQKSIVVDCNCVEISIRPDSNESAKCSLQRELPGSWYHLRLVIQNFELISVSDLGSIEGANFFWLSHGEGQLLGFISEDPDQEFRLISCSNSNMKRGDGEGSNALSSRLAGCDIVHMWDPECLQDFSSITIRCATILAIGGRLDWLDVICSFFLLPSSPVEPEGDEVMPRENTKKSSGSNFFLNFVDVGLSYQPYLKNLLGNSRLSRTESSSSTIKQELDDDYVACLLAASSVTLSSSSVADTVEDNFRITIQDIGLLLCSVSDYEHVFNAYNVEDLRKGGWVKVARETFIEAILRTNCDNGLKWELECHKAHVFVETCNDTTTGLVRLAAQLQQLFAPDLEESIVHLQTRWNNVQQAQERKEIDNESSSPPCHNPSVKQSETGLMDEICEDAFLLNKNQTRECDCFSSTEGLHTEVCRLNSEVHETSSPIHSFIGSEPDGQTSFIQYRKFPEIIEGYCLSEFRPVSDLTMGQELPPDICNSRNSSSIDLEGRRSGWYGNLPIKILENHILDASKVEHSVTDDLCSIESKRLDEVEEACGRVLLNNIDLKWRMYAGSDWQVSRENGDRPMSMVKRDQHTCLELALSAMHVQYDVFPMGGMCVSRLSLSVQDFHLYDSSVDAPWKLVLGYYNSKNHPRKSSSKAFKLDLEAIRPDPLIPLEEYRLRVGFLPMLLHLHQCQLDFLVNFFGGKSSSGNQSGHSLDSDGSKTISTTKSDAGLTLAEEALLPYFQKFDIQPIVVRVDYSPSRVDLAALRGGKYVELVNLVPWKGVELHLKHVQAVGVYGWGSVCETVVGEWLEDISHNQIRKILEGLPTVRSLVAVGSGASKLLSSPVESYKKDRRILKGMQREVFPLKLLD; translated from the exons ATGTTTACGTGGAACATAGCGAAGACGGCGGAGGCGATGTTCTCGAAATTCGCCGTCAAGAGGTTGTGCAAGTTTttactgaaaaagaaattgggGCAGTTTTTATTGGGGGAAATTGATATCGATCAGCTGGATGTGCAGCTTGCTGACGGCACAATTCAGCTCAGCGACTTGGCGCTTAACGTTGATTTTCTCAATGAgaag GTTGGCACAGCAGCTTTGGTTACTTTCAAAGAAGGATCTATTGGGTCTTTATTAATTAGAATGCCATGGACGAGTAGAGGCTGTGAGGTAGAAATCAATGGTTTGGAGCTTGTGCTTTCACCATGCTTGAGTAATGATCGTATGGATTGTTGTGGAACTTCTAGTGGTGGTCATAAAAACCATAATGAGTCGAGAAAGTCAGAGCATTATGTTGCAAAAAGTGCTGTAAAATCTACCTATGGGGATATCCATGAAGGTGTAAAGACTGTTGCGAAGATGGTGAAAGGGCTGCTTGCAAGCTTTCACGTGAAGATAATAAACTTGATAGTTGCATTTGATTCTTTTTATGAtgaaagcaaaaataaaacaggaTTGGATACCACACTTGTTCTTCGGATTTCAGATGTAGAATGCGGAACTTGTGTTACAGAGGATGGTAAATTGGATATGGATGCAGCTGAAAGCTTTCTTGGAATAAGTCAACTGAGTAATTTTGTAAAGTTTCAAGGGGCAATGGTCGAGTTTCTTCACATGGATGATTGTGACAATCCAAAATCCATTTCATGTATGTCTGCAGGAACATCTGCTGAAATGGCATTAGACCATGTGCCATCAAATGTTACCATTCCAGTTCTGACAGGTGGAGTAGGGGGATTTTCAGGTAACCTGAAATTATGTATACCTTTGAGGGATGGTTCCTTAGACATTTATAGAGTGGATGGGGATCTTTTCATTGATCCTGTACAGGTAAAACTTCAACCTAGATCAATCAaatgttttttagttttatctGAAGCGTATTGGAATTCCGACAAGCATGGTGATGGACATGGATGCAAACATAATAAGTTGAATGAATCTGGTTACTTTGATCGGGCATCTCACGACCATTCATTTACGCTAGCTTCTGCTGAAAGGACTCCTGATGAAACCTCCTCGCCCCATTGTGGTGGAATTCTGCCTGGCTCTCATCTTATATCAAATTGGGTGCCATCCTCTGTCAAAcatagagagaaagaaaaagttgaagaagaatttgaCTTCGGAGCAAG TGTGGACCAGTTTTTTGAATGCTTAGATGAAATAAGAAGTTCCCAGTCTGCTTTAGGCAGCAGTGGGGTGTGGAACTCTGTTTTTAGTGCAATCACTGCTGCGTCCAGCCTTGCTTCTGGATCTTTACCCATTCCTTGTG ATACAGAATTGCAGCCTGTTGAAACAAACCTTAGGGCAACTATCTCTGGAATTTCTGTCGTTATTTCCTTCCATGATGACAATCAGCATCATTCCACTGACCCTGAGAAAGTACAGATCAAAACTGACTCAGAGGTTCATTTTGTGGCTGCTAAATTCAGTGATATCCATCTTCTTATGCAG GTATCTCAAAAAACGAGTTTTCAAGGAACTATCAAGCATATTGAGGTTGCTGATTATTTGAACTGCAAAAATTATGCCTCAAAATCTGACTTCCACAATAGTAACAGTGACTTCCAGACACTTCTGACGAAGCATCTGCAAGTGGATGTTATAGGTGCTCTCcctccatttaatttttcagcTGAAGATCCTAATAATGTGGAATCAAATAGTTCATTCAATATGGATTTTCCATGTGAAAACAAGGACAATGTTACAAAAATTACATTGCTGAAAACGTATGACATCACTTCGTCCCAGTTGAATGTGATCTCTAGTTCTTCTGGTGATAATAGTACTAtgtcaaaatcattttcattgaatCTACCACCCTTCATTTTCTGGGTGAACTATACTTTGGTAAACATGCTACTGGATTTACTAAGGGGTGTTGCAAACTGTATACCTGGTGATAACAACCACAAGTGCTTTAAGGATAACTATGTATCGGATCACAAGAATGTCAAAAGCGGCTGTAATCAAGTTACAGCTTTGTCTTCATCTGCAAGCGTGCAGGGAAATATAATAATCGCCAAGGCAAGGGTAATATTCTGTTTCCCATTTGAAAGTGACAAGGACTTTATGGGCTACTCTTCCTGGGATCAATTTATTGCTCTTGATTTTTATTCCCCTCCAATCACAAAGGAGGAAACAATTCACAGTGGTAACTTGGCGCTGCAGAAAAGttatttttcagaaaaaaatgCTTTGCATTTCAGATTTGGTAGTCTTGGGGTTTTCTTGGTCACTTCTGATGAAGAGATAAAACAGGGCAGCACATGCAACGTGCAAAGGAAAAAATTTTCAGCTCATAACATTTTGTCTGCCTCCAACAGAACAAATGCTTCttctttaacatttttttggcAGGAAGGTCATGTCACAGGTCCATGGATTGCAAAGAAGGCCAAGTCATTAGCTAGTCTAGAGGAATCAGAAAGCAGGTGTAAGTTCATTGGAAAAGATTACGAGTTTGCTTCCGTTGCTAATATGAAAGATATGGAGGAGTCTAACTTGCAGACTCGACAAGAAATGATTTTGAGCTCCACATCAGTGTTGCATGTGTTTCTCCCTCTTGTCAGAATCGATGCTGGTGCTGTTCAATATAAAGtctttaattatcttttagaTCAGTTGATAAAAGGATTGTCAAGTGATACTTGTGATGCAGTTGATGTTACAAAAGGATCCGTAACATCTCAAAAATCTATTGTAGTTGATTGCAATTGTGTAGAAATTTCCATTAGGCCAGATTCAAATGAGAGTGCTAAGTGCTCTTTGCAGAGAGAACTTCCTGGATCGTGGTATCATCTAAGACTGGTAATTCAAAACTTCGAACTAATCTCAGTCTCCGACCTTGGAAGTATCGAGGGTGCCAATTTCTTTTGGCTATCCCATGGAGAAGGACAATTGCTGGGTTTCATATCTGAAGATCCTGATCAGGAGTTTCGTTTGATCTCATGTAGCAACTCTAACATGAAGCGTGGGGATGGGGAAGGTTCAAATGCTTTATCTTCAAGGTTAGCTGGTTGTGATATTGTGCATATGTGGGATCCCGAGTGCTTACAGGATTTTTCTTCTATAACAATAAGATGTGCAACAATTCTGGCTATAGGTGGTCGATTGGATTGGTTAGATGTCATCTgctcctttttccttttgccCTCTTCTCCAGTTGAACCAGAAGGTGACGAGGTTATGCCCagagagaatacaaaaaaGTCTTCAGggtctaatttttttcttaacttTGTTGATGTTGGGTTGAGCTATCAACCGTACTTGAAGAATTTGCTAGGCAACAGCAGACTCTCTCGAACAGAATCCAGTTCTTCAACCATCAAACAAGAGTTGGATGATGATTATGTTGCTTGCCTGCTGGCTGCATCTTCAGTAACACTATCAAGTTCTAGTGTGGCAGATACAGTTGAAGATAATTTCAGAATCACAATACAAGATATTGGACTTCTTCTATGTAGTGTCTCTGATTATGAGCATGTTTTTAATGCTTACAATGTTGAAGATCTGCGCAAGGGAGGCTGGGTTAAGGTTGCCAGGGAGACATTTATTGAAGCAATATTGAGAACTAACTGTGATAATGGCCTCAAGTGGGAGTTAGAATGTCACAAAGCCCACGTTTTCGTGGAAACATGCAATGACACTACTACTGGTCTGGTACGTTTGGCTGCTCAACTTCAGCAACTATTTGCCCCTGATCTTGAGGAATCGATTGTTCATTTGCAGACAAGATGGAATAATGTCCAACAAGCACAAGAGAGAAAGGAGATTGACAATGAATCATCTTCTCCTCCATGTCACAATCCATCAGTTAAACAAAGTGAAACTGGGTTAATGGATGAAATATGTGAAGATGCgtttctattaaataaaaaccaaaccaGAGAATGTGATTGTTTTTCATCCACTGAAGGTCTTCATACTGAGGTATGCAGGTTGAATTCTGAGGTTCATGAAACTTCTTCTCCCATTCATTCCTTCATTGGCTCAGAGCCTGATGGTCAAACATCTTTCATACAATACCGCAAGTTTCCTGAAATAATAGAAGGATATTGCCTGTCTGAGTTTCGTCCTGTATCAGATCTAACAATGGGCCAAGAATTACCTCCCGATATTTGTAATTCCAGGAATTCTAGTAGTATAGATCTTGAAGGACGAAGAAGTGGATGGTACGGGAACTTGCCTATAAAAATTCTTGAAAACCACATTTTAGATGCAAGTAAAGTTGAACACTCGGTAACCGATGATCTTTGTTCTATCGAGAGCAAAAGACTTGATGAGGTTGAAGAGGCATGTGGACGTGTACTTCTTAATAATATCGATTTGAAATGGAGAATGTATGCTGGTTCTGATTGGCAAGTTTCTAGAGAGAATGGTGATCGACCAATGAGTATGGTTAAAAGAGATCAACACACATGTCTAGAGCTTGCATTATCTGCCATGCATGTTCAATATGATGTTTTTCCTATGGGTGGAATGTGTGTATCTAGACTTTCACTTTCCGTTCaagattttcatctttatGACAGCAGTGTAGATGCACCTTGGAAGCTG GTACTGGGATATTACAATTCAAAGAATCATCCTCGTAAGTCTTCGTCAAAAGCATTCAAGCTTGACTTAGAAGCTATTAGACCAGATCCTTTGATCCCTCTTGAGGAATACCG GTTGCGTGTTGGTTTTCTGCCTATGCTATTGCATCTTCATCAATGCCAACttgattttcttgttaatttttttggggGAAAAAGTTCATCAGGAAACCAGTCTGGTCATTCACTTGATTCAGATGGGTCAAAAACTATTTCTACGACCAAAAGTGATGCTGGGCTTACTTTGGCAGAGGAGGCATTGCTTCCTTATTTTCAG AAGTTTGACATACAACCAATTGTAGTCCGTGTTGATTACAGTCCAAGTCGTGTTGATTTGGCTGCGTTAAGAGGTGGGAAGTACGTTGAACTTGTAAATCTGGTTCCTTGGAAG GGGGTTGAGCTACACCTTAAGCATGTGCAGGCTGTTGGAGTCTATGGTTGGGGCAGTGTATGTGAAACAGTGGTAGGGGAATGGCTGGAAGATATTTCTCATAATCAG ATTCGTAAAATACTGGAGGGCCTTCCTACAGTCAGGTCATTAGTTGCTGTTGGCTCTGGTGCCTCAAAACTCTTGTCTTCTCCAGTTGAGAGCTACAAAAAGGATCGAAGAATATTAAAGGGGATGCAAAGAG AAGTATTTCCCTTGAAGCTATTGGACTAG